The proteins below are encoded in one region of Flavobacterium nackdongense:
- a CDS encoding MarR family winged helix-turn-helix transcriptional regulator encodes MKEKTIDYILRATWQAVSRMYNEEATKYGATMATGFALLSIDKEEGTPSTALGPKMGMEATSLTRTLKNMEEKGLIYKKPNPVDGRGVLLYLTEFGKEKRELSKNTVLQFNNVVKQNVTPEQLQNFLEVSDIINELISEKKIF; translated from the coding sequence ATGAAAGAAAAAACAATTGACTATATACTTAGAGCCACCTGGCAAGCAGTGTCGAGAATGTACAATGAAGAAGCTACCAAATACGGCGCAACGATGGCAACAGGTTTTGCATTACTAAGTATAGACAAGGAAGAAGGAACCCCGTCAACAGCCTTAGGCCCAAAGATGGGAATGGAAGCAACAAGTTTGACAAGGACCTTAAAAAATATGGAAGAAAAAGGGTTGATTTATAAAAAACCCAATCCAGTTGATGGTCGTGGGGTATTGCTTTACCTAACAGAATTTGGAAAAGAAAAACGAGAATTGTCTAAAAATACGGTGCTTCAATTTAATAATGTTGTAAAGCAAAATGTTACTCCTGAACAACTTCAAAATTTCCTTGAAGTTTCAGATATCATCAATGAATTAATTTCGGAGAAGAAGATATTTTAG
- a CDS encoding proline iminopeptidase-family hydrolase: MKIKNFGLLVLSIILFSGCKNNPDEALKANYLDFTQRDDQFTGGIKMIPISTPIGKFNVWTKRVGNNPKIKVLLLHGGPGGTHEFFESFDGYFPQESIEYIYYDQLGSYYSDQPNDNRLWTTERFVEEVEQVRKALQLDNTNFYLLGQSWGGILAMEYALKYQKNLKGLIISNMMASAPAYNKYAEEVLGPKLPTSVFNQIKTFEKNKDYSNPKYTELLFKYYYTEHILRLPIDKWPESINRAFKHLNPNVYVYMQGPSEFGITGDATLKDWDITSKLKTLTVPTLAIGSKYDTMDPEHMKWISKEVQNGRFLFCPNGSHCSQYDDQQHYFPGIIQFLKDVNNGDFLKKS, encoded by the coding sequence ATGAAAATCAAAAATTTCGGTTTACTAGTATTGAGTATTATATTATTTAGTGGATGCAAAAACAACCCAGACGAGGCGCTGAAAGCAAATTACCTTGACTTTACTCAGCGCGACGACCAATTTACAGGCGGAATCAAAATGATTCCCATCTCCACTCCTATTGGTAAATTCAATGTTTGGACAAAAAGAGTGGGAAATAATCCTAAAATAAAAGTACTGCTGCTGCACGGCGGACCGGGCGGAACACACGAATTCTTTGAAAGTTTTGATGGCTATTTTCCGCAAGAAAGTATAGAATACATTTATTACGACCAATTAGGCTCCTATTATAGTGACCAACCCAATGACAACCGACTTTGGACTACAGAACGATTTGTAGAAGAAGTAGAACAAGTTCGGAAAGCTTTACAATTAGACAATACCAATTTTTATCTATTAGGGCAATCTTGGGGAGGTATTCTCGCAATGGAATATGCGCTGAAATACCAAAAAAATCTGAAAGGTTTAATCATTTCCAATATGATGGCAAGCGCACCAGCTTACAATAAATATGCTGAAGAAGTATTGGGTCCAAAACTACCAACATCCGTTTTCAACCAAATCAAAACATTCGAAAAAAACAAAGACTATTCCAATCCGAAATATACTGAACTGCTATTCAAATACTATTACACAGAACATATTCTGAGACTGCCGATTGACAAATGGCCGGAATCCATAAATAGAGCGTTCAAGCATTTAAATCCCAATGTATATGTTTATATGCAAGGCCCGAGTGAGTTTGGAATTACCGGAGATGCCACCTTAAAAGACTGGGATATCACTTCAAAATTAAAAACATTGACAGTACCTACTTTAGCTATCGGTTCTAAATACGATACAATGGATCCAGAACATATGAAATGGATTTCAAAAGAAGTACAAAATGGACGATTTTTATTTTGTCCAAACGGAAGCCATTGCTCGCAATATGACGATCAGCAACATTATTTTCCTGGTATTATCCAATTTTTGAAGGATGTTAATAATGGAGATTTCTTGAAAAAATCATAA
- a CDS encoding AMP-dependent synthetase/ligase: protein MTEITRLFDFPYYQLEHFNISDALVTKYNGVWVQTSTEEYIAKANAISRALLRMGVNKNDKIAIISSNNRTEWHIMDIGILQTGAQNVPIYPTISENDYEYILNHSEAKYCFVSDNEVLAKLNAIKHNVPNLKEIYSFNEINGCKNWNELLVLGYDPSNQEEVENRKSNVKPQELATIIYTSGTTGQPKGVMLSHNNIVSNVLDSADRIPFAAGESRALSFLPICHIYERMVTYIYQFMGCSIYFGESLEKISDNIKEVQPTVMTGVPRLIEKVYDKIIAKGAELKGIKKKLFFWAVEIGLQYEPNGANGFMYNLQLKLARKLIFSKWKAGLGGRLNLIVNGSAALQPRLARIFAAAEIPVMEGYGLTETSPVISVNDERNNGFKIGTAGRIINNVEIKIAADGEILCKGPNVMLGYYKDEKLTNEAIIDGYFHTGDIGEVDSDNFLKITDRKKEMFKTSGGKYISPQLLENAMKQSRFIEQIMVIGDGQKMPAAFIQPNFEFIKEWERLHGITVGKTNIEIISNPKVIERIQDEVDRLNEKFGNWEKIKRFELTPDVWSINGGHLTPTMKLKRKIVMEKYSDLFRKIYG from the coding sequence ATGACAGAAATCACCCGATTATTTGATTTTCCTTATTATCAATTGGAGCATTTTAACATTTCAGATGCTTTGGTTACCAAGTATAACGGTGTTTGGGTACAAACTTCCACCGAAGAATATATTGCAAAAGCCAATGCCATTTCAAGAGCATTATTGCGAATGGGAGTCAATAAAAATGATAAAATTGCGATTATTTCGAGTAATAATAGAACCGAGTGGCATATAATGGATATTGGGATTCTTCAAACTGGTGCCCAAAATGTGCCAATATATCCAACTATTTCTGAAAATGATTATGAATATATTTTGAATCATTCGGAGGCCAAATATTGTTTTGTTTCTGACAATGAGGTTTTGGCTAAACTTAATGCAATAAAACACAATGTTCCGAACCTCAAAGAAATATATTCCTTTAATGAAATTAATGGTTGCAAAAACTGGAATGAATTGCTTGTTTTAGGCTATGACCCCTCTAACCAAGAGGAAGTTGAAAATAGAAAAAGCAATGTAAAACCCCAAGAGTTAGCTACTATAATTTACACATCTGGAACTACTGGACAACCAAAAGGGGTTATGCTTTCTCACAACAATATCGTTTCTAATGTTTTAGATTCTGCCGATAGAATTCCTTTTGCAGCAGGAGAAAGCCGAGCTTTAAGTTTTTTACCCATCTGCCACATCTACGAACGAATGGTTACCTATATATACCAATTTATGGGTTGCTCTATTTATTTTGGCGAATCTCTAGAAAAAATTTCAGACAATATCAAGGAAGTGCAACCAACCGTAATGACTGGTGTTCCTCGATTAATTGAAAAAGTGTATGATAAAATAATTGCAAAAGGTGCAGAACTTAAAGGAATTAAGAAAAAATTATTCTTTTGGGCTGTCGAAATAGGTTTGCAATATGAACCCAATGGAGCTAACGGATTTATGTATAATTTACAACTAAAGTTAGCTAGAAAATTAATTTTCAGCAAATGGAAAGCTGGGCTTGGAGGTAGATTAAACTTAATTGTAAACGGAAGTGCTGCGTTGCAACCCCGATTGGCTCGGATATTTGCTGCTGCAGAGATTCCAGTAATGGAAGGTTATGGTTTGACTGAAACTTCACCAGTTATTTCAGTAAATGATGAAAGAAATAACGGATTCAAAATTGGAACTGCTGGTAGAATTATAAATAATGTCGAAATTAAAATTGCTGCTGATGGTGAAATTCTATGCAAAGGGCCCAATGTTATGTTGGGTTATTATAAGGACGAAAAACTGACAAATGAAGCCATAATTGATGGTTATTTTCATACTGGCGACATCGGAGAAGTGGACAGTGATAATTTTCTTAAAATTACGGATCGAAAGAAAGAAATGTTCAAAACTTCTGGCGGTAAATACATTTCGCCACAATTATTAGAAAATGCAATGAAACAATCGCGTTTTATTGAGCAAATTATGGTGATCGGCGATGGCCAAAAAATGCCAGCCGCTTTCATTCAACCCAACTTTGAATTTATTAAAGAATGGGAAAGACTCCACGGAATAACGGTTGGAAAAACCAATATAGAAATTATTTCAAATCCTAAAGTTATTGAACGTATTCAAGACGAAGTGGATAGATTAAATGAAAAATTTGGGAACTGGGAAAAAATCAAGCGTTTCGAATTAACCCCAGATGTCTGGTCCATAAATGGAGGACACCTCACTCCAACAATGAAGTTAAAACGAAAAATCGTAATGGAAAAATACAGTGATTTATTTCGTAAAATTTATGGGTAA
- the purL gene encoding phosphoribosylformylglycinamidine synthase produces MIHFFENQSKTIFAVQTISEISTQDISKLNWLFADAYKIEKSVLSDFFVGPRATMVTPWSTNAVEITQNMGISGIIRIEEFQKVSADFADFDPMLSQKYSELNQDIFTIHIQPEAILNIDDIAAYNLSEGLSLSEEEVAYLDNLATKLGRKLTDSEIFAFSQANSEHCRHKIFNGTFIIDGVEKETSLFKLIKKTSAENPNDIVSAYKDNVAFVKGPRVQQFAPKTADKPDFYEVKEFDSVISLKAETHNFPTTVEPFNGAATGSGGEIRDRLAGGQGSLPMAGTAVYMTSYSRLEENHPWEEAVAERKWLYQTPMDILIKASNGASDFGNKFGQPLITGSVLTFEHEENNRKLGYDKVIMQAGGIGYGKLDQAIKHKPQEGDKIVILGGENYRIGMGGAAVSSADTGAMSSGIELNAVQRSNPEMQKRAANAIRALVESDNNPIVSIHDHGAGGHLNCLSELVEETGGLIDLDKLPVGDPTLSAKEIIGNESQERMGLVIGKENIDLLQKIADRERSPMYQVGDVTADHRFTFESKTTGLKPMDYALEDFFGSSPKTVMTDKTIHYNYPAVEYNVKNISSYLEQVLQLEAVACKDWLTNKVDRCVGGKVAKQQCAGPLQLPLNNCGVVALDYVGKEGIATSIGHSPIASLIDPVAGTRTAIAESLSNIVWAPIKDGMKGISLSANWMWACKNEGEDARLYAAVEACSDFAIELGINIPTGKDSLSMKQKYPNDEVIAPGTVIISAAGNCTDIRKVVEPVLRSHSDGMTVGSIYYINLSQDDFKLGGSSLAQTLNAIGNEAPTIKDASFFKNAFNTLQELILDNQILAGHDIGSGGLITTLLEMCFADVNLGAKIDFSVFEEKDLIKILFSENIGVVIQAKEDAIIEHQLRKNKIEFFKIGTVQSTALLEFGIYNLDIAKHRDIWFKTSFLLDQKQAKNGTAQARFENYKNQALNYTFPIHFTGKLPSIDNSKPRPKAAIIREKGSNSEREMANAMYLAGFDVKDVHMTDLISGRETLEDIQFIGAVGGFSNSDVLGSAKGWAGAFLYNEKAKTALDNFFKREDTLSVGICNGCQLLMELEKINPEHEVHGKMLHNNSHKHESIFTSVTIQENKSVMLSTLAGATLGVWVSHGEGKFHLPMGEENYNIVGKYGYESYPANPNGSDYNTAMLCDVTGRHLVMMPHIERSTFQWNWAHYPKDRNDAVSPWHEAFVNARLWIDKIK; encoded by the coding sequence ATGATCCATTTCTTTGAAAACCAAAGCAAGACAATTTTTGCAGTTCAAACAATAAGCGAAATATCGACTCAAGACATTTCAAAACTCAACTGGCTTTTTGCCGACGCATATAAAATAGAAAAATCCGTATTGTCGGATTTTTTTGTTGGTCCTCGTGCCACTATGGTCACGCCTTGGAGTACTAACGCAGTGGAGATTACCCAAAATATGGGGATTTCTGGAATCATTCGAATCGAAGAATTTCAAAAAGTATCAGCTGATTTTGCTGATTTTGATCCAATGCTTTCGCAAAAATATTCTGAGCTGAATCAGGACATTTTTACCATCCACATTCAACCCGAAGCCATCTTAAATATTGATGATATTGCTGCTTACAATCTATCCGAAGGTTTGTCATTAAGCGAAGAAGAAGTAGCATATCTAGACAATTTGGCTACCAAATTAGGACGAAAATTAACAGATTCTGAGATTTTCGCTTTCTCGCAAGCCAATTCAGAGCACTGTCGCCACAAGATTTTCAATGGAACTTTTATTATTGACGGGGTTGAAAAAGAAACTTCTCTTTTTAAATTAATCAAAAAAACATCTGCTGAAAACCCGAACGATATCGTTTCGGCTTACAAAGATAATGTGGCTTTTGTTAAAGGACCAAGAGTACAACAATTTGCCCCAAAAACTGCCGACAAGCCAGATTTTTACGAAGTAAAGGAGTTTGATTCCGTTATTTCTTTAAAAGCAGAAACACATAATTTCCCAACCACTGTAGAGCCTTTCAACGGAGCGGCAACGGGTTCAGGAGGAGAAATTCGCGACCGTTTGGCAGGTGGACAAGGTTCGTTGCCAATGGCGGGAACTGCGGTTTACATGACTTCTTACTCAAGATTAGAAGAAAATCATCCTTGGGAAGAAGCTGTTGCTGAAAGAAAATGGTTGTATCAAACACCAATGGATATTTTGATCAAAGCATCGAATGGTGCATCTGATTTTGGAAATAAATTCGGGCAACCATTGATTACCGGCTCCGTTTTGACTTTCGAACACGAAGAGAACAATCGCAAATTAGGTTACGACAAGGTAATTATGCAAGCGGGTGGTATTGGTTACGGAAAACTAGATCAAGCCATCAAACACAAACCTCAAGAAGGCGACAAAATTGTTATTCTTGGCGGAGAAAATTATAGAATTGGAATGGGTGGAGCTGCGGTTTCCTCTGCCGATACTGGAGCGATGAGTTCTGGAATCGAGTTGAATGCCGTACAACGTTCGAACCCTGAAATGCAAAAACGGGCTGCCAATGCCATTCGGGCTTTGGTAGAAAGCGATAACAATCCAATTGTTTCCATTCACGATCACGGGGCCGGTGGACACTTGAACTGTCTTTCGGAATTGGTCGAAGAAACGGGTGGACTCATTGATTTGGATAAATTACCGGTGGGTGACCCTACCCTTTCGGCAAAAGAAATAATTGGTAACGAATCCCAAGAAAGAATGGGATTGGTTATTGGCAAAGAAAACATTGATTTACTTCAAAAAATTGCAGATCGGGAACGTTCGCCAATGTATCAAGTGGGTGACGTAACAGCGGATCATCGTTTTACATTCGAATCAAAAACGACTGGTTTAAAACCGATGGATTACGCTTTGGAAGATTTCTTCGGAAGTTCGCCAAAAACCGTAATGACGGATAAAACTATCCATTACAATTATCCAGCAGTAGAGTATAATGTAAAAAATATTTCCTCTTATTTGGAGCAGGTATTGCAATTGGAAGCAGTGGCTTGTAAAGACTGGTTGACCAACAAAGTCGATCGTTGCGTGGGTGGAAAAGTAGCTAAACAACAATGTGCTGGGCCTTTGCAATTGCCTTTGAACAATTGTGGTGTGGTTGCCTTGGATTATGTAGGAAAAGAAGGAATTGCCACCTCCATTGGGCACTCTCCTATCGCCTCATTAATTGACCCAGTTGCAGGAACAAGAACAGCGATTGCCGAATCGTTATCGAATATCGTTTGGGCTCCCATCAAAGACGGAATGAAAGGAATTTCATTATCTGCCAACTGGATGTGGGCTTGTAAAAACGAAGGAGAAGACGCGCGTTTATACGCTGCTGTTGAGGCTTGTTCAGATTTTGCCATCGAATTAGGAATCAATATTCCAACCGGAAAAGATTCGCTTTCGATGAAGCAAAAATATCCAAACGACGAAGTAATCGCACCAGGAACCGTTATCATTTCGGCAGCTGGAAATTGTACTGATATTCGAAAAGTAGTGGAACCTGTTTTGAGATCCCATAGCGATGGGATGACAGTTGGTTCAATTTACTACATCAATTTGTCGCAAGACGATTTCAAATTAGGCGGTTCTTCATTGGCACAAACCTTGAATGCTATCGGTAACGAAGCACCAACTATCAAAGACGCTAGCTTCTTCAAAAATGCTTTCAATACTTTACAAGAATTGATTTTAGACAATCAAATCTTGGCGGGTCACGACATCGGAAGTGGTGGATTGATTACTACATTATTAGAAATGTGTTTTGCCGATGTGAATTTGGGAGCCAAAATTGATTTCTCTGTTTTTGAAGAAAAAGATTTGATTAAAATCTTATTCTCTGAAAATATTGGAGTTGTAATTCAAGCAAAAGAAGATGCAATAATTGAGCATCAATTAAGAAAAAATAAAATTGAATTCTTTAAAATCGGAACAGTCCAATCTACTGCTTTATTGGAATTTGGAATTTATAATTTGGATATTGCGAAGCACAGAGATATTTGGTTTAAAACTTCATTCTTATTAGACCAAAAACAAGCCAAAAACGGAACGGCACAAGCACGGTTCGAAAATTACAAAAACCAAGCATTAAACTATACTTTTCCAATTCATTTCACTGGGAAACTACCTAGCATAGACAATTCAAAACCAAGACCAAAAGCAGCTATAATTCGTGAAAAAGGAAGTAATTCCGAACGAGAAATGGCCAATGCAATGTACCTGGCAGGTTTTGATGTGAAAGACGTTCATATGACCGATTTGATTTCGGGTCGTGAAACATTGGAAGACATTCAGTTTATCGGAGCTGTTGGAGGATTCTCGAATTCCGATGTTTTAGGCTCTGCAAAAGGTTGGGCTGGAGCATTTTTATACAACGAAAAAGCAAAAACCGCTTTAGACAATTTCTTCAAAAGAGAAGATACTTTGTCTGTTGGAATTTGCAACGGTTGTCAATTATTAATGGAATTAGAAAAAATAAATCCAGAACACGAAGTTCACGGAAAAATGTTGCATAACAACAGTCACAAACACGAAAGTATTTTTACTTCGGTAACGATTCAAGAAAACAAATCGGTGATGTTATCGACTTTGGCTGGAGCAACTTTAGGAGTCTGGGTTTCGCACGGAGAAGGGAAATTCCATTTGCCAATGGGAGAAGAAAACTACAACATCGTTGGGAAATACGGCTACGAAAGTTATCCAGCAAATCCTAATGGTTCTGATTATAACACAGCTATGCTTTGCGATGTAACCGGAAGACATTTGGTAATGATGCCACATATTGAGCGTTCGACTTTTCAATGGAACTGGGCGCATTATCCAAAAGACAGAAACGACGCAGTTTCACCTTGGCACGAAGCTTTTGTGAATGCCCGGTTATGGATTGACAAAATAAAATAA
- a CDS encoding endonuclease, whose amino-acid sequence MKLKLLFTTLLFSLFSFAQIPTGYYSTATGTGYALKTQLYNIIKDHIDNGYDGLYTTYLTSDRDYYYENDGTVLDMYSENPTGIDPYTYSTSSLTDKCGNYSVEGDCYNREHIIPQSVFNKNPPMVSDAHSITPTDGKVNGLRSAFPHGNVASASKTTLNGSKLGSSAVSGYSGTVFEPIDEFKGDIARMYFYFATRYENNVAGYNYDMFDGSSDKVFTTAFLNMLLIWHAQDPVNAREIARNNAIYARQNNRNPFIDHPEYVQKIWNPTVDTQNPTAATNLVVTGTTSSTVSLSWTAGTDNVAVTSYDVYLNGALKTSVTGISTTIAGLAASTSYSFYVIAKDAAVNSSPASNTANGTTTIAVPDTQNPTAPTNLAVSSSSSSTVTLTWTASTDNIGVTSYDVYVNSAFKSTVAGTTALINGLAPSTTYSFYVIAKDAATNSSPQSTAVNGTTTVATSSCASESFENIPASSSAYLNRTWSGDSGINWTATDARTDEKVNTTRAICIRNGSLSASTAADGIGNLTVTTQLRYSGTSGTFKLRVNGNIVGTIPYSTTGVSTTTTVSGINIQGDVVISITDNSSSSNRVAFDDLSWTCFSGLGLEKVLLKDFKIYPNPSKGNFNIIFDEANSKHSVEIFSLLGQKVYGNYNITAETLPVNSLQKGTYLVKVTKDSKSRTEKIIIN is encoded by the coding sequence ATGAAACTAAAATTACTTTTTACAACACTACTATTTTCACTTTTTTCGTTCGCTCAAATTCCTACCGGATATTATTCAACTGCAACTGGTACAGGATATGCATTAAAGACTCAATTGTACAACATCATAAAAGATCATATTGATAATGGATATGATGGTTTATATACAACATACTTGACCTCGGATAGAGATTATTATTACGAAAATGACGGAACTGTTTTAGATATGTATTCTGAAAATCCAACGGGAATCGATCCTTACACTTATTCTACATCTTCCTTGACAGATAAATGCGGAAATTACTCTGTTGAAGGTGATTGCTATAATAGAGAACACATAATTCCACAATCTGTTTTTAATAAAAACCCTCCAATGGTTTCGGACGCTCATTCCATCACGCCAACTGATGGTAAAGTTAATGGACTTCGAAGTGCTTTTCCACACGGAAATGTTGCCTCAGCTTCAAAAACAACTTTGAATGGAAGTAAATTAGGTTCAAGTGCTGTTTCAGGATATTCTGGAACAGTTTTCGAACCAATTGATGAGTTCAAAGGCGATATTGCAAGGATGTATTTTTACTTTGCCACACGATATGAAAATAATGTTGCAGGCTACAATTACGATATGTTTGATGGTTCGAGTGATAAAGTATTTACAACTGCATTTCTGAATATGTTATTAATTTGGCACGCTCAAGACCCTGTAAATGCAAGAGAAATAGCTCGTAATAATGCTATTTATGCAAGACAAAACAACCGAAATCCTTTTATTGATCATCCTGAATACGTGCAAAAAATATGGAATCCAACTGTTGATACTCAGAATCCAACAGCAGCAACAAACCTAGTGGTGACAGGTACCACCTCAAGCACCGTTTCCTTAAGTTGGACCGCAGGAACCGATAATGTAGCTGTAACCAGTTATGATGTTTATTTGAATGGGGCTTTGAAAACTTCTGTTACGGGTATTTCCACAACAATAGCTGGACTAGCTGCATCAACTTCATATTCTTTTTATGTCATTGCAAAAGATGCGGCCGTGAACTCTTCTCCGGCAAGTAACACAGCGAATGGTACAACGACTATTGCTGTACCGGACACACAAAATCCTACTGCTCCCACAAACCTAGCAGTTAGCTCAAGTTCGTCGAGTACCGTAACTTTGACTTGGACCGCTAGCACGGATAATATTGGAGTAACTAGTTATGATGTTTACGTCAATTCAGCTTTTAAATCTACTGTTGCAGGTACAACTGCCTTGATTAATGGCCTAGCACCATCTACAACGTATTCATTTTATGTGATTGCTAAAGATGCAGCAACAAATTCTTCACCTCAAAGTACTGCTGTAAATGGGACAACTACAGTGGCAACATCATCTTGCGCCAGCGAAAGTTTCGAAAACATTCCAGCTTCATCTTCAGCCTATTTAAATAGAACTTGGTCCGGTGATTCAGGCATAAATTGGACCGCAACCGATGCACGAACAGATGAAAAAGTGAATACGACCCGAGCAATTTGCATAAGAAACGGTTCACTTTCAGCGTCCACAGCTGCAGACGGTATTGGCAATTTAACTGTTACCACTCAATTAAGATATTCAGGAACTAGCGGTACATTTAAGCTCCGTGTGAATGGAAATATAGTAGGAACTATTCCTTATAGTACTACTGGTGTGTCAACAACCACAACAGTTTCGGGAATTAATATTCAAGGTGATGTCGTTATTAGTATTACTGATAATAGTTCTTCGTCAAATCGTGTAGCATTCGACGACCTATCCTGGACCTGTTTTTCTGGTTTAGGGCTTGAAAAAGTACTTCTAAAAGATTTCAAAATTTACCCAAATCCATCCAAAGGAAATTTCAACATCATTTTTGATGAAGCTAATAGTAAACATTCGGTCGAAATATTTTCCTTGTTGGGACAAAAAGTATACGGAAATTATAATATTACTGCGGAAACTCTGCCTGTGAATAGCCTTCAAAAAGGTACTTATCTCGTAAAAGTGACCAAAGATTCAAAATCAAGGACTGAAAAAATTATCATCAATTAA
- a CDS encoding PaaI family thioesterase, translating into MTFDKDKILHYCNSISKNTLMQTLNIQYTDAGPDFLTATMPVNPSVHQPMGLLHGGATVALAESVGSAASFLFVNGEHSEVRGIEISANHVKSKRNGMVTATARIIHKGSSIHLWEIRIVDENESLISICKLTTMVLPKRKTKDS; encoded by the coding sequence ATGACTTTCGACAAAGACAAAATACTGCATTATTGCAATTCTATTTCAAAAAATACTTTAATGCAAACCCTGAATATTCAGTACACCGATGCCGGTCCTGATTTTCTAACTGCGACTATGCCAGTCAATCCTTCCGTTCATCAACCTATGGGATTGTTGCACGGTGGAGCTACTGTAGCTTTGGCCGAAAGTGTGGGCAGTGCCGCTTCATTTTTATTTGTAAATGGCGAACACAGCGAAGTACGTGGTATAGAAATTTCTGCCAATCACGTCAAATCCAAACGCAACGGAATGGTCACCGCTACTGCACGAATTATTCACAAAGGCAGTAGTATACACCTTTGGGAAATTAGAATTGTAGATGAAAATGAATCGCTAATTTCGATTTGTAAGTTAACGACAATGGTTTTACCAAAAAGAAAAACTAAGGATTCGTAA
- a CDS encoding isochorismate synthase, whose translation MEVILEKAKHHFEQNLPFVLYCKPNSDTIIGIFQQNDSLYTVTDFTEKGFVFASFDGSKTFLIPENESEVMKVDFQKKAMTFFEKEPNPTDETAKNQFENLVKKGLQAIENHEFKKVVLSRTETLDLVNFDSIAAFENLVQLYTNTFVYCFHHSKVGTWLGATPEQLVQANQSEFKTIALAGTQKDTGLNEVIWPKKEQEEQQFVTDYIVEKLKNVASELLVSQPYSFKAGSIWHIKTDISGTLNTSSSLKLVIQLLHPTPAVCGFPKDQSKAFILENEKYDRNFYTGFLGELNIGEKSDLFVNLRCMQKVDSKAHLFMGCGITKDSIPEKEWEESKNKAMTMKRIL comes from the coding sequence ATGGAAGTAATTTTAGAAAAAGCAAAGCATCATTTCGAACAAAATCTACCTTTCGTACTCTATTGCAAACCCAATTCCGATACGATTATTGGTATTTTTCAGCAAAATGACAGTTTGTACACGGTAACTGATTTTACTGAAAAAGGTTTTGTTTTTGCTTCTTTTGACGGAAGTAAAACGTTCCTAATTCCTGAAAATGAGTCAGAGGTGATGAAAGTTGATTTTCAAAAAAAGGCAATGACTTTTTTTGAAAAAGAACCCAATCCAACCGATGAAACCGCTAAAAACCAATTCGAAAACTTGGTCAAAAAAGGACTTCAGGCTATAGAAAATCACGAATTCAAAAAAGTGGTTTTGTCTCGAACAGAAACGCTTGATTTGGTCAATTTTGATAGTATTGCGGCCTTTGAAAATTTAGTGCAGTTATATACCAACACTTTTGTTTATTGTTTTCATCATTCCAAAGTGGGAACTTGGTTAGGAGCTACTCCTGAGCAATTGGTACAGGCGAATCAATCTGAATTCAAAACCATCGCTTTGGCTGGAACTCAAAAAGACACTGGTCTAAATGAGGTGATTTGGCCAAAAAAAGAACAAGAAGAACAACAATTTGTCACGGATTATATAGTAGAAAAACTAAAAAATGTGGCTTCCGAACTCTTGGTTTCGCAGCCTTACAGCTTCAAAGCAGGGAGTATTTGGCATATCAAAACCGATATTTCAGGAACCTTGAATACGAGTTCCAGTCTGAAACTAGTAATTCAATTATTGCATCCAACGCCTGCAGTTTGCGGCTTTCCAAAGGATCAATCCAAAGCATTTATCTTAGAAAACGAAAAGTATGACCGTAATTTTTACACCGGTTTTTTGGGAGAATTGAATATAGGAGAAAAATCAGATTTGTTTGTAAATTTGCGATGTATGCAAAAAGTTGATTCTAAAGCTCATTTATTTATGGGTTGTGGCATTACAAAAGACAGTATTCCCGAAAAGGAGTGGGAGGAAAGCAAGAATAAAGCAATGACGATGAAAAGAATTTTGTAA